From a single Stigmatopora argus isolate UIUO_Sarg chromosome 4, RoL_Sarg_1.0, whole genome shotgun sequence genomic region:
- the ptpn23a gene encoding tyrosine-protein phosphatase non-receptor type 23 isoform X1: MRGRPHDTVVQGGRKESSASSKPLQPTSSDFQAGPRAPRAAAMEAVPRMPMIWLDLKEAGDFHFTPAVRQFILKNYGENPDNYNEQLKKLETLRQGAVNVTRDFEGCSTLRKYFGQLHYLQSRVPMATGQEAAVSISWTEIFSGKTVVHDDISYEQACILYNLGDFPYFFWSSCHLSSSKNGRSDSTFSSPGALHSMLGAMDNRVSEEGMKVSCTHFQCSAGAFYYLRDHFSHNFSVDMSHQILNLNINLMLGQAQECLLEKSMLDNRKSYLVARISAQVVDYYKEACRALENSETASMLGKIQKDWKKLVQMKIYYFAAIAHLHMGKQAEEQQKYGERLAYLQSSMDKLSEAIKLAKGQPDSVQDALRFTMDVIGGKFNSAKKDNDFIYHESVPSLETLASVKGAPLVKALPVNPTDPSVTGPDLFAKLVPMAAHEASSLYSEEKAKLLRDVMAKIDSRNDTLEQFMDSLGLEPESVDNLDMYSHIPPVLMEKCAALSVRPDTVKSLVQSMQVLSGVFTDVESSLREIQEILEADEAGEKALRDAGAPADAHPAPQAALLSEMRRDLEKYAEAHEKASFTNTELHRAMNLHISNLRLLGGPLENLREALPRPQLSEEEVAGLQCVKRILGKVQEMREQRSSLERQLRDLIQHDDITSTLVTTERADIKNVFEEQLKKYEQVKVYVEQNLAAQENILKALTEANVQYALVRKSLRQTEQQWSATVQGLVGSYEAYEDLMKKSQEGKEFYDDLEEKAARLLERAKTLCQTRTEARKPVLERESPKKPPARPTAAKPSFKPNSQDDDSSLEDPELAQINAAILALAEDGPEELSSRPPDIPSLQRPGPEAFLPPGGGGGSVPWPASSAANLPRFPANLPPPELLARIARFPTPGVLHAPIPHLPNPQMTLQMPRQVAYGPPVPQRVPTASYEPTPRHPVAPGISAAYAGPPPMGAYPRFLPQMTQPNQYPPPVGQAPPPDYRVGPTVLPPPRHPSLQGYPHGYVAQQPGAPPHYPHLFPGHLQAPANGYQAPPPMAQGYQAPQNYAPQHQAPVMPMAAQGLMAPPSAPLQHHPPAPQTVGPVSQAYPSHRHPQSAQIAAPVSQHYPPHQHPQMPHCSQQFAPHSQIPTGPGGPVAPCGQAIHPQMGPPMPPASQPHLIGPQAHLPRHAPPTSLSPQHQHQHPGPPPVPIMPQPPVSGPGHTQVQGHHSGGICYPGSPPAMPRQPLAPQSAASHGTVHSQVPMYLGAPGPHVPPSAPLRPPPVGVPPHGVQACPGGPPVGQAGQPPSISPAPSTSPTPGPSTLVPRPSVTSDLGSASGAVGSPPSASTFQLQHPGNHDLLSSSPDNQSGSAEPPANVLQPTKADPRDGERRKEDSRGVLLIQGDPYRSPELLARLQSELEGFRARVDSLEELPEDERGASALDGQWRELQEQQEKDARQLSIAIARCYAMKNRHQDVMPYDLNRVLLRSGKDDYINASYVEELSAYCPQIIATQAPLTGTAADFWLMVYEQKVSLVVALVSEQEVEKGKVARYFPTERGQQLSQGPITLSLSTQKTTPTHVERMISLRYRDQSLKRTVVHLQFTSWPELGLPESQSNLLRFIQEVHGHYLHQRPAHTPVVVHCSSGVGRTGAFCLLYAAVQELEAGNGVADLRDLVRKMRRQRKNMLQEKVGQTPNLQVHLLTEAGWTASNHLTAAPQVLLRGAVAARRTGAPPARRPSVERRQERGRFLLQAPAPGVPARPGPGGRHPHQLHPGHHRQAQRAAPQRRGGGARRSGRARVAVFASRPGAPSRSGAPGFAPERAVPSAAQRRGRGGIGRSIGRPPGASATPAAAFVFGAAGLPGARGLLHGGRRWWAGQTTGDQAELPAAGRGAGPPREPGVRERGPPQRPGSPVESQQVLKSQTLFVHILKCLTNDKIK, encoded by the exons ATGCGTGGACGGCCCCATGACACAGTTGTTCAGGGGGGAAGAAAAGAATCCAGCGCGTCTTCAAAACCCCTCCAGCCGACCTCGAGTGACTTCCAAGCGGGTCCCAGAGCACCGCGAGCCGCCGCCATGGAGGCTGTCCCCCGCATGCCGATGATATGGCTCGACCTCAAGGAGGCTGGAGATTTCCACTTCACCCCGGCCGTCAGGCAG TTCATCCTGAAGAACTACGGCGAGAATCCGGACAACTACAACGAGCAGCTGAAGAAACTCGAGACGTTACGGCAG GGCGCCGTGAACGTCACCAGAGACTTTGAAGGGTGCAGCACGTTGAGGAAGTACTTCGGTCAGCTTCATTACCTTCAGAGCCGCGTTCCCATGGCAACCGGGCAGGAGGCAGCTGTGTCCATATCTTG GACTGAGATCTTCTCTGGCAAAACCGTGGTCCACGACGACATCAGCTACGAGCAGGCGTGTATTCTCTACAATCTCGGTGATTTCccttattttttttggtcttcatGTCATCTCTCAAGTTCTAAAAATGGCCGTTCTGACTCTACGTTCTCTTCTCCAGGAGCTCTTCATTCCATGTTAGGAGCCATGGACAACCGAGTGTCAGAAGAA GGCATGAAGGTGTCGTGCACGCACTTCCAATGTTCGGCCGGAGCCTTCTACTACCTGAGGGACCATTTCAGTCACAACTTCAGCGTGGACATGAGTCACCAGATCCTCAACCTCAACATCAACCTCATGCTG GGTCAAGCTCAAGAGTGTCTTCTGGAGAAATCCATGCTGGACAATAGGAAGAGCTACCTGGTGGCTCGGATTAGCGCTCAG GTGGTGGATTACTACAAGGAGGCCTGCAGGGCGCTGGAGAACTCGGAGACGGCGTCCATGCTGGGGAAGATCCAGAAGGATTGGAAAAAGTTAGTCCAGATGAAGATCTACTACTTTGCCGCCATCGCGCAC CTTCACATGGGCAAACAAGCCGAGGAGCAGCAGAAATACGGCGAGCGG cTGGCGTACCTCCAGAGCTCCATGGACAAGCTGTCGGAAGCCATCAAGCTGGCCAAG GGTCAACCAGACAGCGTGCAGGACGCCCTAAGATTCACCATGGATGTCATCGGCGGCAA ATTCAACTCGGCCAAAAAGGACAACGACTTCATCTACCACGAGTCCGTCCCTTCTCTGGAAACGTTGGCGTCCGTCAAAG GAGCGCCATTGGTCAAAGCCCTGCCCGTCAACCCGACGGACCCCAGCGTCACCGGTCCGGACCTGTTCGCCAAGCTGGTGCCCATGGCGGCTCACGAGGCGTCCTCCCTCTACAG CGAGGAGAAAGCCAAACTCCTGAGAGACGTCATGGCCAAGATCGACAGCAGAAACGACACGCTGGA GCAGTTCATGGACTCCTTGGGCTTGGAGCCGGAATCCGTAGACAACTTGGACATGTACAGCCACATTCCGCCGGTCCTGATGGAGAAGTGCGCCGCTCTCAGCGTTCGACCCGACACGGTCAAGAGCCTCGTCCAATCCATGCAGG TCCTCTCCGGCGTCTTCACCGACGTGGAGTCGTCCCTCCGAGAAATCCAAGAGATCCTGGAAGCCGACGAGGCGGGCGAGAAGGCCCTCCGAGACGCCGGCGCCCCGGCCGACGCCCACCCGGCGCCGCAGGCCGCGCTCTTGTCCGAGATGCGCAGGGACCTGGAGAAGTACGCCGAGGCCCACGAGAAGGCCAGCTTCACCAACACGGAGCTCCACCGGGCCATGAACCTGCACATCAGCAACTTGCGTCTCCTGGGGGGACCGCTGGAGAACCTGAGAGAAGCTCTGCCCCGCCCTCAACTCAGCGAAG AAGAAGTGGCCGGGCTGCAGTGCGTGAAGCGCATCCTGGGGAAGGTTCAGGAAATGAGGGAGCAGAGGAGCTCCCTGGAGAGACAACTACGAGACCTGATCCAGCACGACGACATCACTTCCACCCTGGTCACCACGGAGAGGGCCGACATAAAG AACGTGTTCGAGGAGCAGCTGAAGAAATACGAGCAGGTGAAGGTCTACGTGGAGCAGAACCTGGCGGCCCAGGAGAACATCCTCAAGGCCCTGACGGAGGCCAACGTTCAGTACGCCTTGGTCCGCAAGAGCTTGCGTCAGACGGAGCAGCAGTGGAGCGCCACGGTCCAGGGCCTGGTGGGTTCCTACGAAGCTTACGAAGACCTGATGAAGAAGTCGCAGGAGGGCAAGGAGTTCTACGACGACCTGGAAGAAAAAGCGGCGCGACTGCTGGAGAGAGCCAAGACCTTGTGTCAGACCCGAACGGAAGCCAGGAAGCCCGTCCTGGAAAG AGAGAGCCCGAAGAAGCCTCCGGCCAGACCCACGGCGGCCAAACCTTCCTTCAAGCCCAACTCCCAGGATGACGACTCCAGTCTGGAAGATCCGGAGTTGGCCCAAATCAACGCCGCCATCTTGGCCTTGGCCGAAGATGGGCCAGAAGAACTTAGCAGCCGCCCGCCCGACATTCCTTCTCTTCAGCGGCCCGGCCCAGAAGCGTTCCTCCcccccggcggcggcggcggttccGTGCCTTGGCCCGCCTCCTCGGCCGCCAATCTTCCTCGCTTCCCGGCCAATCTGCCGCCGCCGGAGCTCCTGGCTCGGATCGCGCGCTTTCCCACCCCCGGCGTCCTACACGCGCCCATCCCTCACCTGCCCAACCCTCAGATGACTTTGCAAATGCCCAGGCAGGTGGCCTACGGTCCTCCGGTCCCTCAGCGAGTCCCCACGGCGAGCTACGAGCCGACGCCCCGGCACCCCGTCGCCCCCGGGATTTCCGCCGCCTACGCCGGACCCCCGCCGATGGGCGCCTACCCGCGATTTCTGCCCCAAATGACGCAGCCGAATCAGTACCCTCCCCCCGTGGGacaagccccgcccccggacTACCGAGTCGGACCGACTGTTCTTCCGCCCCCTCGGCATCCTTCGCTGCAAGGCTACCCGCACGGCTACGTGGCTCAGCAACCCGGCGCGCCCCCACACTACCCGCATCTTTTCCCGGGTCATTTGCAAGCGCCAGCGAATGGCTACCAGGCCCCGCCTCCGATGGCCCAAGGCTACCAGGCGCCTCAGAACTATGCCCCCCAGCATCAAGCTCCAGTGATGCCAATGGCAGCTCAGGGCCTGATGGCGCCTCCAAGCGCTCCCCTCCAACACCACCCCCCAGCCCCTCAGACCGTAGGACCCGTTTCACAAGCCTACCCCTCTCACCGGCACCCCCAAAGCGCTCAGATCGCCGCACCCGTGTCACAACACTACCCCCCTCACCAGCACCCCCAGATGCCCCACTGTTCCCAGCAATTTGCGCCCCACTCACAAATCCCGACGGGCCCCGGAGGCCCCGTGGCCCCTTGCGGCCAGGCGATCCACCCCCAAATGGGTCCCCCGATGCCTCCCGCATCACAACCCCATTTGATCGGTCCTCAGGCGCACCTTCCGAGACACGCCCCTCCCACTTCCCTCTCCCCGCAGCATCAGCACCAGCACCCTGGCCCTCCCCCCGTCCCAATCATGCCCCAACCTCCCGTATCTGGTCCCGGTCACACCCAGGTCCAAGGCCACCACAGCGGGGGTATCTGCTACCCCGGGAGCCCCCCCGCCATGCCCCGGCAGCCTCTGGCGCCGCAGTCGGCCGCCTCCCACGGCACGGTCCACTCGCAAGTTCCCATGTACTTGGGAGCTCCGGGACCTCACGTGCCTCCGAGCGCCCCGCTGAGACCTCCCCCCGTGGGCGTACCCCCTCACGGGGTCCAGGCCTGCCCCGGCGGGCCTCCGGTAGGACAGGCGGGCCAGCCTCCCTCGATTTCCCCGGCCCCATCCACGTCCCCAACGCCCGGACCGTCCACCCTAGTTCCGAGACCCAGCGTTACCTCGGACTTGGGCTCCGCCTCCGGCGCCGTCGGCTCGCCTCCCTCCGCCTCCACGttccagctccagcaccccggcaaCCACGACCTCCTCTCCTCCAGCCCCGACAACCAGTCGGGAAGCGCCGAGCCCCCCGCCAACGTCCTGCAGCCCACCAAAGCGGACCCGCGGGACGGCGAGCGTCGCAAGGAGGACTCGCGGGGAGTCCTCCTGATCCAAGGCGATCCTTACCGATCCCCGGAGCTCCTGGCCCGCCTCCAGAGCGAGCTGGAAGGATTTCGGGCGCGGGTGGACTCCCTGGAGGAGCTCCCGGAGGACGAGAGAGGCGCGTCGGCGCTGGACGGCCAGTGGAGGGAGCTGCAGGAGCAGCAGGAGAAGGACGCCCGGCAGCTGTCCATCGCCATCGCCCGCTGCTACGCCATGAAGAACCGGCACCAGGACGTCATGCCGTACGACCTGAACCGCGTCTTGCTGCGCTCGGGAAAGGACGACTACATCAACGCCAGCTACGTGGAGGAGCTGTCGGCGTACTGCCCGCAGATCATTGCCACGCAGGCGCCGCTCACCGGCACGGCCGCCGACTTTTGGCTGATGGTCTACGAGCAGAAGGTCTCCTTGGTGGTCGCGCTCGTGTCCGAGCAGGAAGTGGAGAAG GGCAAAGTGGCGCGCTACTTCCCGACGGAGCGTGGGCAGCAGCTGTCTCAGGGTCCCATCACCCTCAGCCTGAGCACACAGAAGACCACGCCCACCCACGTGGAGCGCATGATCAGCCTGCGCTACCGCGACCAGAGCCTGAAGCGCACCGTGGTCCACTTGCAGTTCACTTCCTGGCCGGAGCT GGGGCTCCCCGAAAGCCAGAGCAACCTGCTGCGCTTCATCCAGGAGGTCCACGGACACTACCTGCATCAAAGACCCGCGCACACTCCCGTGGTGGTCCACTGCAG CTCCGGAGTGGGTCGCACCGGCGCCTTCTGTCTGCTGTATGCGGCGGTACAGGAGCTAGAGGCCGGCAACGGCGTGGCGGACCTGCGAGACCTGGTCAGGAAGATGAGACGGCAAAGGAAGAACATGCTCCAGGAGAAGGTAGGCCAGACACCCAACCTCCAAGTACATTTACTAACCGAGGCCGGCTGGACGGCGTCAAACCACCTCACAGCTGCACCTCAAGTTCTGCTACGAGGCGCTGTTGCAGCAAGGCGAACAGGTGCTCCTCCGGCACGGCGTCCCTCCGTCGAACGCCGGCAGGAACGTGGCCGCTTCCTCCTCCAAG CACCAGCGCCAGGAGTCCCAGCAAGACCTGGTCCTGGGGGGCGACATCCCCATCAGCTCCATCCAGGCCACCATCGCCAAGCTCAGCGTGCGGCCCCCCAGCGCCGAGGAGGCGGAGCCCGAAGATCCGGACGAGCCCGCGTTGCCGTTTTCGCCTCCCGTCCCGGAGCCCCATCCCGCTCCGGAGCTCCCGGGTTCGCCCCCGAGCGCGCCGTCCCCTCCGCCGCCCAACGGCGTGGACGCGGGGGGATCGGCCGGTCCATCGGCCGGCCCCCAGGCGCAAGTGCAACCCCCGCCGCCGCCTTCGTCTTTGGAGCTGCTGGCCTCCCTGGCGCCCGAGGCCTTCTCCATGGAGGGCGGCGGTGGTGGGCGGGGcaaacaacgggtgaccaagcAGAGCTTCCTGCAGCCGGCCGAGGGGCGGGGCCTCCACGGGAGCCGGGAGTCCGAGAGCGAGGACCCCCTCAGCGGCCTGGATCCCCTGTGGAGTCTCAACAAGTCCTAAAATCTCAAACCCTGTttgtacatattttaaaatgtttgactAATGACAAAATCAAATAA